CTTGGATCTTCTTTGGGGGGTCAATTATTTATTTGATTGTCACCGGTCAAGATTTGTGGGAGTCCTTACATTATCTCCGGTCTCAGCCTCTTTTAAGCATTTGGGATTGGCTAGAGTTTTTAGCTGCTAATGTTTATATTGTCGGCACAATTCTTTTCATTGTTGGTAGTCTTTTCTTTTTATCAGAAATTCATATGATTGTTTTCGGCAGCTGGTGCTTTATTATTGGCAGTTTTCTCTTTTTAGTGGGAGCGTGCATTAATATTATCGAAATTCTGCAAGCAACCTCATTGATTAAATTGCAGTTACTTAATATTACTGCCATTACGTTTGCCTTAGGTTCAACGCTGTTCTTAGTAGCATCCATTCCTTACTTATGGCAACCCTTAGATATGCAGGAACAGTGGTTACTGTTTACCTATGTTGCTTGGGAATACATTGTCGGTAGTATTTTATTTTTAGTCGGCGGAATCATTAATTATTACCGCGTCTATCGTAATTTTCAGCAATTCCTGAATTAATCAGGTCGTACCCCAACACAATAAAGGATTAATTAGAGTAGCAATTTCAGATCACAGCTATTTCTAATTAACCCAATTGCTGCTTAATTCTATAGTCGGCAGAATAAGCTACCTCAATTTTTATGATTCGTTGCCATTCCAGAGTTTGAGGCCGTCTTGAAGGTCTTGAAAATTCCGCTCAGATACAATTATTCTTTCTTCGGTGACAATAACATAATCATGTTGCGACCTTCTCGTTTTGGGGACTGCTGAATTTCTGCGGTTTCTTTGAGGTCTGCAGCCATTCGTTCTAATAAGTCTTTGGCCAGATCAATGTGTTGAATTTCTCTGCCACGGAAGTTGATTGTCGCTTTAACTTTATCTCCTCCTTTCAGGAAGCGCTTAGCTTGGTTGACCCGCACTTCATAGTCATGCTCGTCAATTTTATACCGCATTTTAACTTCCTTAACTTCGGCGTTGTGTTGTTTCTTTTTCGCTTCCCTGGCTCGACGTTCCTGCTCGTACTTATACTTGCCATAGTCCATGATTCGGCAAACCGGCGGATCTGCTTTGTCACTGACCAGAACCAAGTCAAGATCTCGGTCTTCAGCAATTTTTTGAGCTTCGTCAGGGGTGAGAATTCCGAGTTGTTCTCCTTCGCTGTCAATGACGCGAATTTTCGGAAAACGAATATTTTCGTTGATTTGGGGAAGCTGGCGGTTGCGTTTTTTATTCTTCACAGGCGTTTATGGAAATTCAGTTAGGCTTAAATTTAGGTCTCACAATATAAGGTTATTCCCTTGCCATTGTAATAATCCTGTTGGAATTTTTGCCAAATGTTAACACAAAAGTAACAGATACAATTGAGTGATGAGTAAGCAAACAAAAGTAGATTTGGGAAGACAACGCGATTGGGTTTGGCGAGGTTGGCAAATTCGCTATACTTACTTACGATCGCGCTCCCCGCAAGGACATCATAATCCGCCTATTCTCCTGGTTCACGGATTTGGCGCCGCGATCGCGCACTGGCGCTATAATCTTTCCCATCTCAGTGAAACCCATACGGTTTATGCTTTAGACTTATTAGGCTTTGGGGCATCTCGCAAAGCCGTTGCCCAATATAGTATGGAGTTTTGGGCGGAACAACTGTATCAATTCTGGCGAACACTCATTGGTTCCCCAGCGATTTTAATTGGCAATTCTTTGGGGTCACTGGTCAGTTTAACGGCCGCTGCCTACTATCCAAAAATGGCACAGGGGCTGATTTTGATTAATTTACCCGATGTTTCCATTCGTTCGGAGATGTTCCCGCCACCCCTGCAAAAAGTTGTCAGCGGGATTGAATCGATCTTTAGTGCCCCTTGGCTGTTACGGGGGTTATTCCCGATTTTACGATCGCGCTCGGTGATCCGCCGTTGGGCAAAAATTGCCTATCCGAAAGTGGCAACCTTAGATGAGGAATTAGTCGATATTTTAACCACTCCCCCTCAAGATGAATTTGCAGCAGATGCCTTTGTTGCGCTTGTGAAGTCGGCATTACATCCCCGTTTTGGCACTGCTGTCAAAGAATTGTTACCCAATTTAAAGATTCCCATCCTCTTACTGTGGGGAGAACAAGATCAGATGGTTCCGCCAAAACTAGCGCGCTCATTTGTTAATCTCAATCCTGATTTGGAATTAGTAATGCTGCCGCGAGTGGGTCATTGTCTCCATGACGAATGTCCTGACCAATTTCATGAAACCATATCACCTTGGTTAGTGGCAGTTTCCTCAGGAAGCACGGTTAAACAGCCTTGAAGAAAGACTGCTTCTTGGGTTAAATTCAGCGTTTTTAAATGGACTTGTGACCCTAAATTAAACTCAACTGGTGCAATGCTTTCTTCTGAATGAATTCCTTCTAATTTGACTGGAGAAATTAATAAATGTTGAGGACTATTGAGGGTGACTTCTGCTTGAAGTTTTATGGGAACAAAAGGAAAGAAAGATTGTTTTCCTTCGAGGATAAATTGATTGTGATCCAACGTAATTTTTTCCCAATGCAAAGCAGGAATAGCATCAGTTTTGAGCAGTAAAGACAGTAAATCTTTCACCCCGGACTGGAGAAGAGGAGAAGCCAAGGAGTGATTAAGATGAGTTTTCGTAATGCGGATATTGCCGGAAAGCGGAATCGGATTGAGCAATTGTAGGGGTTGCCCTTTGAAGACACTACTCACATTGACACAAATTTGTTCGGCAGTGAGAGAAATTTCATCGAACTGCAATCCCTGATAAATGGCAAAATCACTTTCTAAGAAAATTTGCGGAATAATTCCTCTTAATAATTGCTGATCACTACTTGTCAAGTGTAATTGCAAACCTTGCACAGTTTCTAATTGTGAATTGAGCCACACTTTTAAAGCCGGGGTCAAAATGGCGGTCAGAAAATAACTTTTTTTCCAGATCATCATTAAAGATCGAATCAACTTTGATTAGAATTAAAGTGGGTTAAGGAGTTTTCAAGTATGGAACGGGTACAAAAAATTCTCTCACAGTGGGGAATCGCTTCACGTCGCCAAGCGGAAAAAATGATGCGAGCCGGGCGCGTGCAAGTGAATGGCGAAGTAGCCGTACTCGGTCAAAAAATTGACCGGCAGCGCGATCGCGTCACTGTCGATGGCGAACCCATTACGCTTCAGGAACGCCCACAAAACCTTTATATCTTAATCAATAAACCCCTCGGTGTGGTTTCCACCTGTTGGGATCCCCAAAATCGCCGAACCGTGCTGGATTTACTCCCAAATTCATTAAATCACAGACAAGGATTACATCCAGTGGGTCGGCTGGATATTAACTCAACCGGGGCACTATTATTAACCAATGATGGAGATTTGACACTGCACCTGACCCATCCACGTTACCATTTACCCAAAACTTATGAGGTGTGGGTTGAACAGAATCCACCCGAGTCGGTGTTAGAACAATGGCGTC
The genomic region above belongs to Cyanobacteria bacterium GSL.Bin1 and contains:
- a CDS encoding translation initiation factor IF-3, which gives rise to MKNKKRNRQLPQINENIRFPKIRVIDSEGEQLGILTPDEAQKIAEDRDLDLVLVSDKADPPVCRIMDYGKYKYEQERRAREAKKKQHNAEVKEVKMRYKIDEHDYEVRVNQAKRFLKGGDKVKATINFRGREIQHIDLAKDLLERMAADLKETAEIQQSPKREGRNMIMLLSPKKE
- a CDS encoding alpha/beta fold hydrolase — translated: MSKQTKVDLGRQRDWVWRGWQIRYTYLRSRSPQGHHNPPILLVHGFGAAIAHWRYNLSHLSETHTVYALDLLGFGASRKAVAQYSMEFWAEQLYQFWRTLIGSPAILIGNSLGSLVSLTAAAYYPKMAQGLILINLPDVSIRSEMFPPPLQKVVSGIESIFSAPWLLRGLFPILRSRSVIRRWAKIAYPKVATLDEELVDILTTPPQDEFAADAFVALVKSALHPRFGTAVKELLPNLKIPILLLWGEQDQMVPPKLARSFVNLNPDLELVMLPRVGHCLHDECPDQFHETISPWLVAVSSGSTVKQP
- a CDS encoding LmeA family phospholipid-binding protein; the encoded protein is MMIWKKSYFLTAILTPALKVWLNSQLETVQGLQLHLTSSDQQLLRGIIPQIFLESDFAIYQGLQFDEISLTAEQICVNVSSVFKGQPLQLLNPIPLSGNIRITKTHLNHSLASPLLQSGVKDLLSLLLKTDAIPALHWEKITLDHNQFILEGKQSFFPFVPIKLQAEVTLNSPQHLLISPVKLEGIHSEESIAPVEFNLGSQVHLKTLNLTQEAVFLQGCLTVLPEETATNQGDMVS
- a CDS encoding pseudouridine synthase codes for the protein MERVQKILSQWGIASRRQAEKMMRAGRVQVNGEVAVLGQKIDRQRDRVTVDGEPITLQERPQNLYILINKPLGVVSTCWDPQNRRTVLDLLPNSLNHRQGLHPVGRLDINSTGALLLTNDGDLTLHLTHPRYHLPKTYEVWVEQNPPESVLEQWRHGILLDQKKTLPAEINVLKQERQRTLLEVTLTEGRNRQIRRVAEQLGFPVLALHRSAIGAIHLNNQDQSLSKLGNYRFLTTQEVDYLKQQSYPHIAN